The following are from one region of the Rhinoraja longicauda isolate Sanriku21f chromosome 3, sRhiLon1.1, whole genome shotgun sequence genome:
- the mxd4 gene encoding max dimerization protein 4, producing MAFFNIQTLLEAAEYIERREREAEHGYASTSLPCDVEFNRKKGKTKKAPNNRSSHNELEKHRRAKLRLYLEQLKELVPLGADCSRHTTLSLLKRARTHIKKLEEQDKKALHQKEQLQRERRYLRRRLEHLAVQGLERLRTRSLGSSVSTDRSDSEQEADVDIEGMEFVPGDLDSVGSGSEVDDHYCFHSSSSDSGYADSRTITPRLS from the exons ATGGCATTTTTTAACATTCAAACCTTGCTGGAAGCAGCCGAGTACAtcgaaagaagagagagag AAGCAGAGCACGGCTATGCCTCCACGTCGTTGCCTTGCGATGTCGAATTCAACAGGAAGAAAGGCAAAACGAAGAAAGCCCCAAATAACAG GTCCTCTCACAATGAGTTGGAAAAGCACAG AAGAGCCAAGTTGCGGCTGTACCTGGAGCAGCTGAAGGAGCTTGTTCCGCTCGGGGCGGACTGTTCCCGACACACCACACTCAGTCTGCTCAAACGAGCGCGCACTCACATCAAG AAGCTGGAGGAACAGGACAAGAAGGCCCTGCACCAGAAGGAGCAGCTGCAGCGAGAGCGTCGATACCTGCGCCGTCGCCTCGAGCACCTGGCGGTGCAGGGGCTGGAACGGCTCCGCACACGCAGCCTGGGCTCCAGTGTGTCAACGGACCGCAGCGACTCCGAGcaag AGGCTGACGTGGACATTGAAGGGATGGAGTTTGTACCAGGCGATCTGGACAGCGTGGGTAGTGGCAGCGAGGTGGACGATCACTACTGCTTCCACAGCAGCTCCAGCGACAGCGGCTACGCCGACTCCCGCACCATCACTCCCCGCCTCTCGTAG